The Polyangium aurulentum genomic interval GAAGTTATAGCATTCCCCGCAGTGCTGCTTGTCGATCTCGGGGTTCCTGCACCTCGAGCCACAGCAGATGAGGCCCGCATTGCAGGGCGTGGAAGCGCTGCAGACCTGGCCCACGCCAACGGCTTGCTCCGCCTCCGCCACGCTCTCGTCCTCGACGGCGGCGTTGACGTCCGATTCCTCCGGATCGGCCACGGCGCAGCCCATATCGAAGGAGGCCATGCCGCCGAGAACGATGAGGGCCAGCGCGGAGAGGAAACGGGGGATCTTGTTGTCGAACTTCATGTCGGATTCTCCTTGAAGCAGTCGTTTGTCGAGCCGTGCGGCATGCCGAGCTTCGGCCGCCGTCGATGCTCGAGACATCTTCAAGATCGATGCCAGGATGCATTCCCTGCACGATGTTGGGGGGTGAGCCCGGGCTGCGGGCGCTATTCCGCGCGGCGTGCGTCGCCCAGGTACGCAGCCATCGTCCCCGGGGGACGCAACGACGTGATCGCGGGCAGGATCCTCGATTACCGCGCGGTGCGGGGCATTCGAAAAGCTCCCCGCGCCGGAGCCTTCAGAGCACTGGTACGCATCGTGCTGAAGGCCATGACGAATCACCCATCCCCCGTCCCCCCGGAGATGAATCTCATGCGCACGCACAAGCTGATTTCCGTCGTTCTTTTCTCGTCGGCCGCGCTCACCGGCTGCATGGCCTCCGAGGACCCTCTCAGCGACGAGCTCGTCGCCGAGGCAACCCAGGCCGTGAGCGTCGTGCTGGACGTCCGCGTCGGGGGCTCCCAGGCGTTTGTCCGCGTTGATAACGACGCCCTGTACGGCTGGGGAGCGAACGGCAGCTCGCAGCTCGGCGACGGGACGACCACGAACCGCAGCGCCCCGATTCATATCGTCGACGACATCATCGACGTGGCGGGCTCCACGTCGCATAGCTGCGCCGTGAGCGGCGCCGGGCTCGTGTATTGCTTCGGGAGCAACGGATACAATAAAGCAGGCGACGGCTCCTGGTACACGACGAAGGCCACGCCGACCCAGGTCTTGGGCGTTTCGGACGCCGTCGCCATCGCCACGGGCGCGGAGCACTCCTGCGCGGTCCTGGCGTCCGGCACCGTATCTTGCTGGGGGCACAATGGGTACAAGCAGCTCGGCGACAACTCGAGCGTGCAGTCCAATGCCACGCCCGTGGCGGTCTCGGGCCTCTCCGACGCGATCGCCATCGACGCGGGGAGCTATTCCACCTGCGTCCTGCGCGCCTCTGGGAATGTCTCCTGCTGGGGTAACAACGGGCTCGGCCAGCTCGGCGACGGCACGATGACGACGCGGGCCACGCCGGTGGCTGTCAGCGGGGTCTCGAACGCCACGGCGATCGCGCGTGGGTCGAGCCATGGTTGCGCCCTGCTCGCGGACGGCACCGTGGTTTGCTGGGGCAGCAATTCGTACGGGCAGCTCGGGCTCGGCGTGGGCTCGGCCGCCTATGCCACGACGCCGCAGGCCGTCCCGGGGCTCGCCAATATCGTCGCCATCGGCGCGGGCACCTTCCACACGTGCGCCGTCCGCGATGACGGGGCGGCGTTCTGCTGGGGTCTCGATGACAGGCAGCAGATTGGCGACGGCAACACCAGCGGCAACCACCATTATGCTCCGAACCAGGTGCCGAACCTGGGCGGAAGCGCGGTCTCGATCGACGGCGGCGATGGCACGACCTGCGCGCGCCTCAGCACGGGGACGGTGAAATGCTGGGGAAGCGACTCTTCCGGCACCCTCGGCAACGGCGGCACGCTCCCCGGCAGTGCCAGCAGCACCCCGGTGACCGTGGCGCTGCCCTGATCGAGGCAGAGCAGCGCCGGCTCTCGAATGTACCGGGGGGGAGAGCTCATCGTCGGGCGGACGATCAGGGCGACGGGCAATGCTTGCCGGCGTACGTCTGGAGCTGCACGCGAATCGTCTCCTCGTACGTCACACCGCCCCGCGTGCAAACCCAGTATGGGCCGCTTTGCTGGCACTGGAGGCTGCAGTCACCGATCATCTGAATTCCGCAGTTGGTGTTGTTATCGTCGCAAACACGGGCTTCGAGGTCGTCCTCGGCTCCCCCTGGAGTGGATTTGCACTGCACGGCCAGATCGCTCTCCCAGCACGCATAAAGGGCGGGCTCGGGCAAGAAGTAATTGCCGAATGCCGTCGATTCGTCGAACGGATACTGCGGATCGAGCGTCGCGTTCACGTTGATCGGGGTATTGTCGCCCTCGAGCAGAATCGGAACGGTGGCCCCGTAATAGTTCAGCTTCTGGATCATGCACGCCGTCACCCACCGCTGGCCTTCGGTGTCGAGGGGGAGGGTCTCCCACGTATCCGCGAGCCCCCACCAGCCTTTGTAAATCTCGCCAGTCACCGGATCCGTCACGAATTGCTCCGGCTTCAGCGCGCACTTGATGGCGCTGCGTACGATGTGCGCGCAGTCGCCCAGATAGGCGACGCTGTTCTCCAGGGAGCCATTCGCGAAGTTCAGCTTCTGCTGGCTCATCTTCCGCAGGATGTAGTGCACGTCCGTGTTTTTCAAGCACTTGCCGGAATCGCCGTTCGGCCCGACAGGCGGCGGGTCGTTCATCGTCTCGAACGATACGTCGAAGGCGTCCCCGTCAAAAGGGTTCTCGCCATCAGCGGC includes:
- a CDS encoding RCC1 domain-containing protein; this encodes MRTHKLISVVLFSSAALTGCMASEDPLSDELVAEATQAVSVVLDVRVGGSQAFVRVDNDALYGWGANGSSQLGDGTTTNRSAPIHIVDDIIDVAGSTSHSCAVSGAGLVYCFGSNGYNKAGDGSWYTTKATPTQVLGVSDAVAIATGAEHSCAVLASGTVSCWGHNGYKQLGDNSSVQSNATPVAVSGLSDAIAIDAGSYSTCVLRASGNVSCWGNNGLGQLGDGTMTTRATPVAVSGVSNATAIARGSSHGCALLADGTVVCWGSNSYGQLGLGVGSAAYATTPQAVPGLANIVAIGAGTFHTCAVRDDGAAFCWGLDDRQQIGDGNTSGNHHYAPNQVPNLGGSAVSIDGGDGTTCARLSTGTVKCWGSDSSGTLGNGGTLPGSASSTPVTVALP